The Pseudomonas berkeleyensis genome includes a region encoding these proteins:
- the zwf gene encoding glucose-6-phosphate dehydrogenase, with the protein MAALKLESCTLALFGALGDLALRKLCPALYQLDRAGLLHEGTRILALARDEGEPQRHLAAIEQALHLYVPAQELTASEVERFMARLSYLRMDFLEAETYPALAEQVGAQDQLIAYFATPASVYGGICANLAAAGLAERTRVVLEKPIGHDLASSRAVNDAVARVFAENRVYRIDHYLGKETVQNLIALRFANSLFETQWNQNHISHVEITVAEQVGIEGRWGYFDQAGQLRDMIQNHLLQLLCLIAMDPPSDLSADSIRDEKVKVLKALEPIAAEQLGQRVVRGQYVAGSSGGKPVPGYLEEENANARSDTETFVALRADIRNWRWAGVPFYLRTGKRMPQKLSQIVIHFKAPPHYIFAPEQRQLIGNKLVIRLQPDEGITLQVLTKDQGLDKGMQLRNGPLQLSFSDTYRSARIPDAYERLLLEVMRGNQNLFVRKDEIEYAWQWCDQLIAGWKRLGEAPKPYTAGSWGPMASVALITRDGRSWYGDL; encoded by the coding sequence TGCTCCACGAGGGTACGCGCATCCTCGCGCTCGCCCGGGACGAGGGCGAGCCGCAGCGGCATCTGGCAGCCATCGAGCAGGCATTGCATCTGTATGTACCAGCCCAGGAGCTGACAGCCAGCGAAGTCGAGCGCTTCATGGCGCGCCTGAGCTACCTGCGCATGGACTTTCTCGAGGCCGAGACCTACCCGGCGCTGGCCGAGCAGGTCGGTGCACAGGATCAACTGATCGCCTATTTCGCCACGCCCGCTTCGGTGTATGGCGGCATCTGCGCCAACCTCGCAGCGGCTGGACTGGCCGAGCGCACGCGGGTGGTGCTGGAGAAGCCCATCGGCCATGACCTGGCCTCCTCACGCGCGGTCAACGATGCGGTGGCCAGGGTGTTCGCGGAGAACCGCGTCTATCGCATCGACCACTACCTGGGCAAGGAGACGGTGCAGAACCTGATTGCCCTGCGCTTCGCCAACAGCCTGTTCGAAACCCAGTGGAACCAGAATCACATCTCCCACGTGGAGATCACCGTGGCCGAGCAGGTCGGCATCGAAGGCCGCTGGGGTTACTTCGATCAGGCCGGCCAGTTGCGCGACATGATCCAGAACCACCTGCTGCAGTTGCTCTGCCTGATCGCCATGGATCCGCCCAGCGACCTGTCCGCCGACAGCATCCGTGACGAGAAGGTGAAGGTGCTCAAGGCACTGGAGCCGATTGCCGCTGAGCAACTTGGCCAGCGCGTGGTGCGCGGTCAGTACGTGGCTGGTAGCAGCGGCGGCAAGCCGGTACCAGGTTATCTGGAGGAAGAGAACGCCAACGCCCGCAGCGACACCGAAACCTTCGTCGCGCTGCGGGCCGATATCCGCAACTGGCGCTGGGCGGGCGTGCCGTTCTACCTGCGCACCGGCAAGCGCATGCCGCAAAAACTGTCGCAGATCGTCATCCATTTCAAGGCGCCGCCGCACTACATCTTCGCTCCGGAGCAGCGCCAGTTGATCGGCAACAAGCTGGTCATCCGTCTGCAGCCTGACGAGGGCATCACCTTGCAGGTGCTGACCAAGGATCAGGGCCTGGACAAGGGCATGCAGCTGCGTAACGGTCCGCTGCAACTGAGCTTTTCCGACACCTACCGCAGTGCACGCATTCCCGATGCTTACGAGCGTCTGCTGCTGGAGGTGATGCGCGGCAATCAGAACCTGTTCGTGCGCAAGGATGAAATCGAGTACGCCTGGCAGTGGTGCGACCAGTTGATCGCCGGCTGGAAGCGCCTCGGCGAAGCGCCAAAACCCTATACGGCCGGCAGTTGGGGCCCCATGGCCTCGGTGGCCTTGATCACTCGCGACGGGAGGAGCTGGTATGGCGATCTCTGA
- the pgl gene encoding 6-phosphogluconolactonase, with translation MAISELKLPEGVLAHDHASAQALADALAQQVAEALRQAIATRGRATLVVSGGRSPIAFFEALAQQELPWAQVVVSLADERWVPVNHASSNEALVRRYLLCGPAAEARFLSLYQVAGNLQQAAELADAACAELAPIDVLVLGMGDDGHTASLFPASPNLAEALQPGCERRVLPMQAPSEPSQRLTLTLPVLASARLPLLAIQGQAKLATLAEALAPGEIARLPIRAFLNSPLEIHWCP, from the coding sequence ATGGCGATCTCTGAACTGAAGCTGCCCGAAGGCGTGCTTGCCCATGATCACGCCAGTGCGCAGGCGCTGGCGGATGCGCTGGCCCAGCAGGTGGCTGAGGCCTTGCGCCAGGCCATCGCCACGCGTGGTCGGGCGACCCTGGTGGTCTCTGGCGGGCGCAGCCCAATCGCCTTTTTCGAAGCCCTGGCCCAGCAGGAGCTGCCCTGGGCACAGGTCGTGGTGAGCCTGGCCGACGAACGCTGGGTACCGGTCAATCATGCCAGCAGCAACGAGGCGCTGGTGCGCCGCTATCTGCTCTGCGGGCCGGCTGCCGAGGCGCGTTTTCTCAGCCTCTATCAGGTCGCCGGTAATCTGCAGCAGGCCGCCGAACTGGCCGATGCGGCCTGCGCCGAGCTGGCGCCCATCGACGTGTTGGTGCTGGGCATGGGCGACGATGGCCACACGGCTTCACTGTTTCCCGCCAGCCCCAACCTGGCCGAGGCGCTGCAGCCAGGCTGCGAGCGACGTGTCTTGCCGATGCAGGCGCCGAGCGAGCCGAGCCAGCGTCTGACCCTGACCCTGCCGGTGCTGGCCAGTGCCCGTTTGCCGCTGCTGGCGATACAGGGCCAGGCCAAGCTGGCGACATTGGCCGAGGCGCTGGCGCCCGGCGAAATCGCCCGTCTGCCGATTCGGGCCTTCCTGAATTCCCCTCTCGAAATCCATTGGTGCCCCTGA
- a CDS encoding bifunctional 4-hydroxy-2-oxoglutarate aldolase/2-dehydro-3-deoxy-phosphogluconate aldolase: MTSLDQSLRARMAEKTAEIDRICAQARIMPVITIAREADVLPLADALAAGGLRVLEITLRSEHGLEAIRRLRRERPELCVGAGTVLDEQMLAAATDAGAQFIVTPGSTRELLLAALDNPLPLLPGVSSASELMIGYALGYRRFKLFPAEICGGVAALKALAGPFGGVRFCPTGGITVDNLQRYMEQPNVMCVGGTWMFQRDWVERGDWSRIRQCSSEALQLLA, encoded by the coding sequence ATGACCAGCCTCGATCAGAGCCTGCGTGCGCGCATGGCCGAAAAAACCGCCGAGATCGACCGCATCTGCGCTCAGGCGCGGATCATGCCGGTGATCACCATTGCCCGTGAGGCGGATGTCCTGCCGCTGGCCGATGCGCTGGCTGCTGGCGGCCTGCGCGTGCTGGAGATAACGCTGCGCTCCGAGCATGGCCTGGAGGCGATCCGCCGCCTGCGCCGTGAACGCCCCGAGCTCTGCGTCGGTGCGGGCACCGTGCTCGATGAGCAGATGCTGGCCGCTGCGACCGATGCCGGTGCGCAGTTCATCGTCACGCCGGGCAGCACCCGTGAGCTGCTGTTGGCCGCGCTGGACAATCCGTTGCCGCTGCTGCCCGGCGTCAGCAGCGCGTCGGAGCTGATGATCGGTTATGCCCTGGGCTATCGCCGCTTCAAGCTGTTTCCGGCGGAAATATGCGGCGGCGTGGCAGCGCTCAAGGCGCTGGCCGGTCCTTTCGGTGGCGTACGTTTCTGCCCCACTGGCGGCATCACCGTGGACAACCTGCAGCGTTACATGGAGCAGCCCAACGTCATGTGCGTCGGCGGCACCTGGATGTTCCAGCGTGACTGGGTCGAGCGCGGTGATTGGTCGCGTATCCGGCAGTGCAGCAGCGAGGCGTTGCAGCTACTGGCCTGA